In Gymnogyps californianus isolate 813 chromosome 1, ASM1813914v2, whole genome shotgun sequence, the following are encoded in one genomic region:
- the MICALL1 gene encoding MICAL-like protein 1, producing MSGPRGALQAWCRRQCEGYRGVEIRDLSASFRDGLAFCAILHRHRPDLLDFDSLSKDDVYENNRLAFELAERELGIPALLDPNDMVSMKVPDCLSIMTYVSQYYNHFNNPSQARVPPPMKRPAAASSPPLLSHKKPVAAVESPLAPQDDAPSDPSEQSQRTTLSSTCAACQQHVHLVQRYLAEGKLYHRQCFRCKECSSTLLPGSYKPGSEAGTFVCTQHRGKLAVSGKAERRPSPDRRSPELITETGAGSVGEDALPAGAEVGKDNSDSLESMAETCMPAEGPAGPAEKNSTPSKAETAMPPAHASSGAPISQTPPRPPLPSKPTLLTQDKASSLDGRLRDTRPTPAPRRATDASALSPPTSHPVPRPRSTLQGEGSECGPGMVNGRVPEPSPPVPKPRGRPCSSDRAGAAARAKDPPWMALVQAEPKKKPAPPPPPGSSHETPSRTSEEEDEEEVGKARSEESRSDATEPKPYNPFEEEDEEEEESAATQKSTPEQEQSETAAKPLHPWYGITPTSSPKAKKRPAPRAPSASPLAHHPISRLSHSEPSSSTPSPALSLESINSESSAKVLGDTDEASVPKSSSEPTVHTPTATKTSSTDTPLASVSSSESPAAPASLSTNSSFSSSSELGSFSGEAQPSTPHASRSVSTGSLKTSPSRLPPKPPAGASPTPILLASDRGAGSPKTPSSPKPQPKSSCKENPFNRKPSPAASPSAKKPPKGSKPVRPPAPGHGFPLIKRKVQTDQYIPEEDIYGEMDAIEHQLDQLEHRGVALEEKLRSAENDSPEDSLLVDWFKLIHEKHMLVRHESELIYIFKQQNLEQRQSDVEYELRCLLNKPEKDWTDEDRGREKVLMQELVTIIEQRNAIVNCLDEDRQREEEEDKMLEAMIKRKEFHKETETESKKKGKFKPMKVLKLLGNKHDSKSKSPKEKS from the exons AGACTTTGATTCTCTCTCCAAGGATGATGTCTATGAGAATAACCGCTTG GCCTTTGAATTGGCAGAGCGGGAGCTGGGCATCCCAGCCCTGCTAGATCCCAATGACATGGTCTCCATGAAAGTCCCCGACTGCCTCAGCATCATGACATACGTGTCTCAGTATTACAACCATTTCAACAACCCCAGCCAAG CCAGAGTCCCTCCGCCTATGAAGcgcccagctgctgcctcttcGCCACCTCTGCTGTCCCACAAGAAGCCTGTGGCTGCGGTCGAGAGTCCCCTGGCACCACAG GACGATGCCCCCTCGGACCCGTCGGAGCAGTCCCAGCGCACCACGCTCAGCAGTACCTGCGCGGCCTGCCAGCAGCACGTCCATCTGGTCCAGCGCTACCTGGCCGAGGGCAAGCTCTACCACCGCCAGTGCTTTAG GTGTAAAGAGTGCTCCAGCACGCTGCTCCCAGGCTCATACAAGCCTGGGTCGGAGGCAGGGACTTTTGTCTGCACACAGCATCGTGGTAAATTGGCCGTGAGTGGGAAGGCGGAGAGGAGGCCCAGCCCAGACCGACGGTCGCCAGAGCTAATAACTGAAACTGGGGCTGGCAGCGTGGGTGAGGATGCCCTCCCCGCAGGAGCAGAGGTGGGGAAGGACAACAGCGACTCCCTGGAGAGCATGGCAGAGACCTGTATGCCTGCAGAGGGGCCGGCTGGCCCAGCAGAGAAGAACAGCACACCCAGCAAAGCAGAGACAGCGATGCCCCCTGCTCACGCAAGCAGTGGGGCCCCCATCTCCCAAACTCCCCCCAGACCTCCCCTTCCCAGCAAGCCCACACTGCTCACCCAGGACAAAGCCAGCTCGCTGGATGGACGGCTCAGAGACACGCGGCCCACCCCTGCCCCAAGGAGGGCCACCGACGCGTCAGCCCTCTCCCCTCCGACGTCTCACCCCGTCCCCCGGCCCAGGTCCACTCTCCAGGGCGAGGGTAGCGAGTGTGGGCCTGGCATGGTGAACG GTAGGGTACCTGAACCCAGCCCCCCTGTCCCAAAACCCCGAGGGAGACCCTGCTCCTCTGATCG tgctggagctgctgcaagAGCTAAGGACCCACCATGGATGGCCTTAGTGCAGGCAGAGCCCAAGAAGAAGCCAGCTCCCCCTCCTCCGCCAGGCAGCAGCCACGAGACTCCGAGTAGGActtcagaggaggaggatgaggaggaggtggggaaagCCAGGAGCGAGGAGAGCAGGTCTGATGCCACAGAGCCCAAACCATACAACCCCTttgaggaggaggacgaggaggaagaggagagtgCTGCCACCCAAAAGAGCACGcctgagcaggagcagagcgAGACTGCTGCCAAGCCTCTCCACCCCTGGTACGGCATCACTCCCACCAGCAGCCCAAAGGCGAAGAAGCGGCCAGCTCCGCGAGCCCCCAGTGCTTCCCCACTAG CCCACCACCCCATCTCCAGGCTGTCACACTCCGAGCCATCATCCTCCACCCCATCTCCAGCCCTCAGCCTCGAGAGCATCAACTCTGAGAGTTCAGCCAAGGTGCTGGGTGACACCGATGAGGCCTCAGTGCCCAAAAGCTCCTCCGAGCCCACTGTCCACACGCCGACGGCCACCAAGACCTCTAGCACTGACACGCCGCTGGCCAGTGTCTCCTCCAGCGAAagccctgctgccccagccagccTCTCCACCaactcctccttctcctcctccagcgaGCTGGGAAGCTTCAGCGGGGAGGCGCAGCCCAGCACCCCACATGCCAGCAGGAGCGTCTCCACTGGCAGCTTAAAGACCAGCCCCAGCCGGCTGCCCCCCAAGCCTCCTGCTGGGGCTAGCCCTACACCCATCCTCTTGGCTTCAGATAGGGGTGCTGGGAGCCCTAAGACTCCCTCCTCGCCCAAGCCACAGCCAAAG TCTTCCTGCAAAGAGAACCCCTTCAACCGGAAGCCATCgcctgctgcctccccctcTGCAAAGAAACCTCCCAAGGGCTCCAAGCCAGTGCGTCCTCCTGCACCAGGTCACGGCTTCCCACTGATCAAACGCAAG GTGCAGACAGATCAGTACATCCCCGAGGAAGACATCTATGGGGAGATGGATGCCATCGAGCACCAGCTGGACCAGTTGGAGCACCGTGGGGTGGCCTTGGAGGAAAAACTTCGCAGCGCTGAGAATG ACAGCCCTGAGGACAGCCTGCTGGTGGACTGGTTCAAACTCATCCATGAGAAGCACATGCTGGTGCGCCACGAATCGGAGCTCATCTACAT CTTCAAGCAGCAGAACCTGGAGCAGCGGCAGTCGGACGTGGAGTATGAACTGCGTTGCCTTCTCAACAAGCCAG AGAAGGACTGGACCGATGAGGACcgagggagggagaaggtgcTGATGCAGGAGCTGGTGACCATCATTGAGCAGAGGAACGCCATTGTGAACTGCCTGGACGAGGACCGGCAGAG agaagaggaggaggataaaATGTTGGAAGCCATGATTAAAAGGAAAG AATTTCACAAGGAGACGGAGACCGAGagcaagaagaaaggcaaattCAAGCCCATGAAGGTGCTTAAGCTGCTGGGCAACAAGCATGACTCCAAGAGCAAGTCGCCCAAGGAGAAAAGCTAG
- the C1H22orf23 gene encoding UPF0193 protein EVG1 — translation METSERRGVTSAPAAAGPGGIPDRGGSSAAVGGGGGGHAAGPARYSPGTRELLRAMMEESKLTRFQRRYLMDCVKRGGALPLQCHPTSSKEPAPAAPAFSPPVCQPSRLAAKPHLRPAKVCQAGDAYTREKFKPRARRDLEKEKQRLQNILATGKDVVERNVKQTLVQTKEEEVPEPDRFEELVNEVQERREFLAEMEALGQSKKYRRIVLTEISQKMREMEIIDKKRSEEMREIMTKDFPGGNKSDPHD, via the exons ATGGAGACGTCGGAGCGCCGCGGCGTGACGTCAGCgcccgcggcggccgggcccggcgggaTACCGGACCGCGGCGGGAGCTCGGCGGCGGtggggggaggcggcggcgggcacgCTGCCGGGCCAGCCCGGTACAGCCCGGGGACCCGGGAGCTGCTGAGAG CGATGATGGAGGAGTCGAAGCTGACGCGTTTCCAGAGGCGATACCTGATGGACTGCGTGAAAC GAGGAGGTGCCCTGCCCCTCCAGTGCCACCCCACATCCAGCAAAGAGCCAGCGCCTGCAGCGCCTGCTTTCTCCCCACCCGTTTGTCAGCCGAGCAGGCTTGCAGCTAAACCGCACCTCCGACCTGCCAAGGTCTGCCAGGCAGGAGATGCCTACACCCGAGAGAAATTCAAGCCACGAGCAAGGC GAgatttggaaaaggagaagcaaaggCTCCAAAACATCTTAGCGACAGGGAAGGATGTGGTGGAGCGCAACGTGAAGCAGACGCTGGTTCAGACAAAGGAAGAGGAGGTACCTGAGCCCGACCGGTTTGAAGAAT TGGTGAATGAAGTTCAGGAGAGGAGGGAATTCCTGGCGGAGATGGAAGCTCTAGGACAGAGCAAGAAGTATCGAAGGATTGTCCTCACTGAAATCTCACAG AAAATGCGTGAGATGGAGATCATTGACAAGAAGAGAAGTGAGGAAATGAGAGAGATCATGACAAAAGACTTTCCTGGTGGGAACAAATCTGATCCCCATGACTAG